The Sphingosinicellaceae bacterium genome includes the window CGGCACCGTCGCATCCATGATGATCGGCCCCTCGAGGCCATGATCGGCGGCGAGCTCGACCTCGATCCCCAGGAACTTCTGCCACCGCAGGTCGAGCGCCTTGGTCGGCCCCTGCCCGCGCCCGTCGATCACGGCGCTCGCGGTCAGCACGCGTTGGTCGGCGAGCGTGACCGACGTCGGGTCGAGCGCCACGATCGGCACCCCGGTCAGGATGCAGTCCGCCGGCAGCGCAGCGCGCACCGCTGCGTCGAGTAGCGCCGACGTCGCGCTGACATAGCCCATGTCGATGATCCGCGAGTGGCGCGGGAAGCGCACCGAATAACGGTCCCAGCGGTGCGCAATCAGCGGCGCGGTCCATGCCGCCTGTTCGGGCGTCAGGTCGCGCGCGAACGACGACCAGGTGTGGTTGCCGCCGACCGATGGCCCGGCCTCGACGACAGCGACGCGCAACTCTGGCCGCAGCGCCGCAAGCCGCAGCGCGATCAGCCCGTTGTGCAGCCCCCCGCCGGCCAGGATCAGGTCGTAGTCCATCCGCGCGGAGGGTTAGCCGATGAACGGCCGCAGCGCATCCCCCGCGCGCCCGTCACGGTGCCGCAGCGGCGCCGTTCCTGCTGACAGTTTTCGCAGTTGTGCGGCGCGCTGGCGGTTCTTCATAGTAGCGATCGGGTCGCTCGACCGGCCCTGGGTAGGTCGCGGCATGAGCCGGATAGCCAAGATACCCGTGGAGCAATGGGACCCGCGGTTGCGGACGATAACGGCCGCCGACACCGGCACACCGCTCGAGCAGGGCCTGATGAGGATGTTCGCCAATACGCCCGAGATCGCCATCGGCCTGACCCAGTTCGGGGCGGCGCTGCGCACCAACCGCGCGCTGTCCGACCGGCTGTGCGAACTGGTGCGACTGCGCATCGCGTTTCACAACCAGTGCCGCAGTTGCATGGCCATCCGGTACCAGTCCGCGGTCGCCGACGGCGTCGACGAGGGCCTGGTCTGCTCGCTCGAGCGCCCGAGCGAAGCGCCGGACCTGACCGCGGCGGAGAAAGCGGCGCTCGACTACGCCGACCGCTTCGCCAACAATCACCTGTCGATCGACGACGCGACCTACGATGGCCTGCGCGCCCATTTCACCGAGGCGGAGATCGTCGAGCTCGGCATCTGGACTGCGTTCTGCGTCGGCTTCGGACGGCTCGGCGCGACCTGGGACATGGTCGAGGAACTGCCGGAGAACTTTCGCGACAAGACCCGCACCCTGACGCCGTGGGGCGAGACGGTGCTGGAGGTGCGCGGCTGACGCTGTCGAAGGTGCGACGCCCGCACAGGTGACGGCCCCCGCCGCCGGGACTAGAAGCGACGGGCAATGCTCATGCCCTTCCTCCTCGGCACGCTGGCGATGACCGCGATCGTCGTGGTGCGCTACCTCGGCGTGTCGGGCGGTTTCGCGTGGTGGACCGCCCGCCGCGGCATCGTCGCGGGCCCCCTGAATGCAGAACGCCGCACCCGCCAAATCCGCAGCGAGATCGGCTGGTCGCTGCTCTCGGCGGCGATCTACGGCGTGCCCGCCGGCCTTGTCGCGGTGGCGTGGCAACAGCTTGGCTGGACCCGCATCTACGACGCGCCGCTGGCATACGGCTGGGCGTGGCTGCCCGGCAGCGTGCTCGCCTACCTGATCGTCCACGACACCTGGTTCTACTGGAGCCACCGCCTGATGCACCGGCCGTGGTGGTTCAAGCGGGTCCACGCCGTCCATCATGCCAGCCGTCCGCCGACCGCCTGGGCCGCGATGGCCTTCCATCCGTGGGAGGCGTTGTCGGGCGCGTGGCTGTTCCCGGCGCTGGTGTTCCTCGTGCCGATCCACTGGGCGGCGCTGCTGGTGGTGCTGCTCGTCGCGACATTCTTCGGCGTTACCAACCATATGGGGTGGGAGATCTTCCCGCGCTCGCTGGTCGAGGGCCGCTTCGGGCGTGGCATGATTACCGCATCGCACCATGAACTTCATCATCGTCACTATCTCGGCAACTACGGACTGTATTTCCGTGTATGGGACGTTATGTGCGGTACCGACCGCGGGGTGGCGGAGCGAAATGATGCTGGATTTGGCGACAGCGGCCGGGGGGCCGCTTCTTTCGAAAACGCTGGCCGGGGGGCCGCGACGATACTTGAAGCTGGCGGCAGCAGTGCTGCCGCTCGTCCTGCTCGGCACCGCGCCCGCGCCTGACACCGTCCAGCTCGAGATTTCGCTCTCGGGCCTGCGGTCCGCGCACGGCGATATCCGCCTCTGCGTCTGGCACGGTCCCGCCAAGTTCCCCAATGACACCTGTGCCGGCCAGCAGATCGTCGTCCCCGCCGCGACCCCGGTCGTACTCGTCGCCGTGCCGCTCGCCCCCGGCGATTATGCGGTGTCGCTGCTCCACGACGAGAACGGCAACGGCAAGCTCGACAAGAACTTCCTCGGCATCCCCAAGGAGGGCGTCGGCTTCTCCCAGAACCCGAAGATCTCGTTCGGCCCGCCGACATACGCCGCCAGCAAGTTCGACATGGTCGGCCCGCAGACCGAAGCGATCCGGATGAAGTATTTCCTGTAGACTTCACGAGCCTTCCCGCCCACAACCACAACTTCCCCGGGGGGCCGCACGTGCGGCTGAGAGGCGACATTCCGGTCGCGACCCGTCGAACCTGATCCGGCTCACACCGGCGTAGGGAGGGAGCGGCCAAGGTCCACTCGACCGCCCGCAAACTCCATGCACCGGATGGCCGCTGTGGAGTGACGCGCATGGCCGACATCGCCTCGAAGATCGAAATCCCCGTCACCACGGGCTCCTTGCCCGGCAGCCGCAAGGTCTACGTGCCCAGCGAGCGCTTCGCCGACGTCCACGTCGCGATGCGCGAGGTCGCGCTCGACCCGTCCGCGAACGAGCCGCCGGTCCGCATCTACGACCCGAGCGGCCCCTACACCGACCCCGACGCGGTCATCGACATCAGCGCCGGCCTGCCCCCGCTGCGCCGCGCCTGGACGATGCGCCGCGGCGATGTCGAAGCCTACCCCGGCCGCGACGTCCGCCCCGAGGACAACGGCATGACCGGCCGCCAGCAGCCCGAGGTCGCCGGCTTCCCCAACGTCAACCTGATGCCGCTGCGGGCCAAGCCCGGCATGAACGTCACCCAGATGCACTACGCCCGCCGCGGCATCGTCACGCCCGAGATGGAGTATGTCGCGGTCCGCGAGAACCTCGGGCGCGCCGCAATCGCCGGCCTCGTCCGCGACGGCGAGGACTTCGGCGCGTCGATCCCCGACCATGTCACCGGCGAGTTCGTCCGCGACGAGATCGCCCGCGGCCGCGCCATCATCCCGTCGAACATCAACCACCCCGAGTGCGAGCCGATGGCGATCGGGCGCAACTTCCTGGTCAAGATTAACGCCAACATCGGCAACTCCGCCGTCGCCAGCTCGGTCGCGGAGGAGGTCGACAAGATGGTCTGGTCGACCCGCTGGGGCGCCGACACCGTCATGGACCTGTCGACGGGCCGCAACATCCACAACACCCGCGAGTGGATCGTCCGCAACTCGCCCGTCCCCATCGGCACCGTGCCGATCTACCAGGCGCTGGAGAAGGTCGGCGGAATCGCCGAGGATTTGAGCTGGGAGATCTACCGCGACACGCTGATCGAGCAGGCCGAGCAGGGCGTCGACTATTTCACCATCCACGCCGGCGTCCGCCTCGCCTACATCCACCTGACCGCCAAGCGCGTCACCGGCATCGTCAGCCGCGGCGGCTCGATCCACGCCAAATGGTGCCTCGCGCACCACAAGGAGAACTTCACCTACACGCACTTCGCCGAAATCTGCGAGATCATGCAGGCCTATGACATCAGCTTCAGCCTCGGCGACGGCCTGCGCCCCGGCTCCATCGCCGACGCCAACGACGCCGCGCAGTTCGCCGAGCTCGACACGCTGGGAGAACTCACCAAGATCGCCTGGGAGCGCGACGTCCAGGTCATGATCGAGGGCCCTGGCCACGTCCCGATGCACAAGATCAAGGTCAACATGGAGAAGCAGCTCGCGGTCTGCGGCGAGGCGCCGTTCTACACACTCGGGCCACTCACCACCGACATCGCCCCCGGCTACGACCACATCACCAGCGGCATCGGCGCCGCGATGATCGGCTGGTTCGGCTGCGCGATGCTCTGCTACGTCACCCCCAAGGAGCACCTCGGCCTGCCCGACCGCGACGACGTCAAGGTCGGCGTCATCACCTACAAGCTGGCGGCCCACGCCGCCGACCTGGCCAAGGGCCACCCGACCGCCCAGTGGCGCGACGACGCCGTGTCCCGCGCCCGCTTCGACTTCCGCTGGCGCGACCAGTTCAACCTGTCCCTCGACCCCGAAACAGCCCTCAAGTACCACGACGAGACCCTGCCGGCCGAAGGTGCCAAGACCGCCCACTTCTGCTCGATGTGCGGCCCGAAGTTCTGCTCGATGAAGATCACGCAGGAAGTGCGCGAGTATGCGGCGAAGCAGAACGCCGAGGGCATGCTCGAGGCCGAGCGCGGGATGGCGGAGATGAGCGAGAAGTTCCGGGAGACTGGGGGGGAGATTTACGTGGGGGTGCAGCGATGACCAGCAATCTCGAGCGATTTATAAAAGATTTAGACTCGTTATCTTTTCAGGGTGAGCAGCTGGCGTTTGCAATGAGCCTTGAAGTACAGGGCGATCATATGCGTCAACAAATAAGGAAGCAGCTTAAAGAAAAAGCTGATAGCTTTATCAAAGGGCTACCAAAATTCGACGCTAGTTATCAACATTGGTATTCTGAATCGCTTGCCGTTATTCGGCAACTATTACCGGACCGCTTGGAAGACTTTAAAAGGCTTTATGAGAAACCTAAGGCTAAGCGCGAGTTATCAGTAGATACTTATGTGATTCAGGACTATCTACAGGGGCTAACAGCGAGCCGTAGCGGCCAAAAGATCGTTGGCCCGAATACAGCAATCGCTCTTTTTGATCAGCAAGTAGCGATCCTTAAGTCTGCTCAAAAGAGATTTGAGAGTTCCCTCTTTGATATTAGATCTCTTGTTCAAGCCGATCTTCTAGACAGCGAGATCTCAATTGCACGGGAGCTGCTTAAGAATAAGTTCACTCGTGCAGCTGGTGCTATCGCAGGAGTTATTTTGGAGAAGCATTTATTAGAGATTTCTGATAACCATAAGATTGTAATCAAGAAGAACGCTGGCATTGCCTTATTGAACCAGGGTCTCAAGGATGCGAACGTTATTGATATTCCGCAATGGCGAAAAATTCAGCATCTAACGGATATTCGTAATCTCTGCGATCATGCCCGTACGGCAGATCCAACTGTCGAGCAGGTGGCGGACCTGATTGACGGTGTAGATCAAGTAATTAAGACATTGTTCTAAGTCACTCTAGTGGAGACGTAGGACGCTTTTACACTTGAGTGCTTCACAGAGCCAGTATCCGACGAATTTTCTTTAGGTTGGCATTATCTTCCGCAAAGCTGATGGCGCGCACACTCAAGCCGCCGCCAACGCCCGCGCCGCGATCTCCGGCTCCGCATCGATGACCTTCAGATACGCCCGCACCGCCGGGGGCGGCATGTGGCGGCCGATCTCGTACTGGCGGATGTTGGCGACGGGGATGCCGTAGCGTTCGCCGAACGCCTCCTGGCTGAGGCCCAGCCGGTTGCGCAGGCGGCGAATGCGGCGGCCCATCAGGCCGCGCTCGACGCCCGCGACGCTGACGTCAC containing:
- a CDS encoding carboxymuconolactone decarboxylase family protein; the protein is MSRIAKIPVEQWDPRLRTITAADTGTPLEQGLMRMFANTPEIAIGLTQFGAALRTNRALSDRLCELVRLRIAFHNQCRSCMAIRYQSAVADGVDEGLVCSLERPSEAPDLTAAEKAALDYADRFANNHLSIDDATYDGLRAHFTEAEIVELGIWTAFCVGFGRLGATWDMVEELPENFRDKTRTLTPWGETVLEVRG
- a CDS encoding sterol desaturase family protein, which encodes MLMPFLLGTLAMTAIVVVRYLGVSGGFAWWTARRGIVAGPLNAERRTRQIRSEIGWSLLSAAIYGVPAGLVAVAWQQLGWTRIYDAPLAYGWAWLPGSVLAYLIVHDTWFYWSHRLMHRPWWFKRVHAVHHASRPPTAWAAMAFHPWEALSGAWLFPALVFLVPIHWAALLVVLLVATFFGVTNHMGWEIFPRSLVEGRFGRGMITASHHELHHRHYLGNYGLYFRVWDVMCGTDRGVAERNDAGFGDSGRGAASFENAGRGAATILEAGGSSAAARPARHRARA
- a CDS encoding DUF2141 domain-containing protein; the encoded protein is MLGTAPAPDTVQLEISLSGLRSAHGDIRLCVWHGPAKFPNDTCAGQQIVVPAATPVVLVAVPLAPGDYAVSLLHDENGNGKLDKNFLGIPKEGVGFSQNPKISFGPPTYAASKFDMVGPQTEAIRMKYFL
- the thiC gene encoding phosphomethylpyrimidine synthase ThiC — encoded protein: MADIASKIEIPVTTGSLPGSRKVYVPSERFADVHVAMREVALDPSANEPPVRIYDPSGPYTDPDAVIDISAGLPPLRRAWTMRRGDVEAYPGRDVRPEDNGMTGRQQPEVAGFPNVNLMPLRAKPGMNVTQMHYARRGIVTPEMEYVAVRENLGRAAIAGLVRDGEDFGASIPDHVTGEFVRDEIARGRAIIPSNINHPECEPMAIGRNFLVKINANIGNSAVASSVAEEVDKMVWSTRWGADTVMDLSTGRNIHNTREWIVRNSPVPIGTVPIYQALEKVGGIAEDLSWEIYRDTLIEQAEQGVDYFTIHAGVRLAYIHLTAKRVTGIVSRGGSIHAKWCLAHHKENFTYTHFAEICEIMQAYDISFSLGDGLRPGSIADANDAAQFAELDTLGELTKIAWERDVQVMIEGPGHVPMHKIKVNMEKQLAVCGEAPFYTLGPLTTDIAPGYDHITSGIGAAMIGWFGCAMLCYVTPKEHLGLPDRDDVKVGVITYKLAAHAADLAKGHPTAQWRDDAVSRARFDFRWRDQFNLSLDPETALKYHDETLPAEGAKTAHFCSMCGPKFCSMKITQEVREYAAKQNAEGMLEAERGMAEMSEKFRETGGEIYVGVQR
- a CDS encoding helix-turn-helix domain-containing protein, producing MSKETTIAIPADPNDAEDRDVSVAGVERGLMGRRIRRLRNRLGLSQEAFGERYGIPVANIRQYEIGRHMPPPAVRAYLKVIDAEPEIAARALAAA